The Scomber scombrus chromosome 5, fScoSco1.1, whole genome shotgun sequence genome window below encodes:
- the nup88 gene encoding nucleoporin 88, with product MAAFSAEQWLNELPNHLIFKKLREKLDSEVSSNEREVVKNLTFCLGGDFFVWDDVDRVFYTTNLRQLNSESRLSGNQQHHQTLLCTSPPRFDVHQLLLSPTQQHVALVGQRGVSVLELPQRWGKRSEFEGGRIDISCKTTPVAERFFTSSPSVTLRQAAWYPSETDEPHLVLLTSDNTMRFYGLKSPQTPAKLMSVSQSEDDSSVRPPARSYAASLGEIAVAFDFGSVSSAPRQLAAQSSKEQQFYPLYILYENGETYLSYTSQFNGLNLSKLVGPLPMYPAAEDNYGYDACAILCLPCVPSILVIATETGTLYHCVVLESEEEEEEKWIRGTEAIPALYVFECVELELTLKVATGEDEDPQEIDFTCPIRLHRDALCQHRYHCTHEAGVHSVGLIWVNKLQKFLGSGEEDKDSLHELATEKRCIVEHILCTRPLLTSQSAPVRGFLIVSDLSLGATMLCITNTYECILLPLLSSIRPPSPPLLCSHPGAGSVSSPLRGLADDSFEQHIRNILARSSTNPLVLKAGDKDTSPPPPECLQLLSRATQVFREEYILKQDMAREEMQRRVKLLTGQKNKQLEEMSLCREERKSLTEAAERLADKYEDAKYRQETIMKKVKKVLGSLQSQLPILSNSEKDMKKELQTISDQLKLLDNCIKQVNMKMEYQKTQVNKDVPAARTTVSLNAQQKKVVQDVLKEQGQQIGDMMKQIKDIKNHFSF from the coding sequence ATGGCGGCGTTCAGCGCGGAGCAATGGCTGAATGAGCTACCAAACCATCTAATCTTCAAAAAACTACGCGAGAAGTTGGACTCTGAAGTCAGCTCGAATGAAAGAGAGGTCGTTAAGAACCTCACCTTCTGCCTCGGCGGGGATTTCTTCGTGTGGGACGATGTAGACCGCGTTTTTTACACGACTAATCTGCGGCAGTTGAACTCGGAGAGTCGGCTAAGCGGGAACCAGCAACACCACCAGACCTTACTGTGTACCAGCCCGCCGCGCTTCGACGTGCACCAGCTGTTGCTCAGTCCGACCCAGCAGCATGTGGCGCTGGTCGGACAACGCGGGGTGTCGGTGCTGGAGCTGCCGCAGCGATGGGGGAAGAGATCTGAGTTTGAGGGAGGCCGGATCGACATCAGCTGCAAGACCACGCCGGTGGCAGAGCGCTTCTTCACCAGCTCGCCGTCGGTGACTCTGCGCCAGGCGGCATGGTACCCGAGCGAGACAGACGAGCCACATCTAGTACTGCTCACATCCGACAACACCATGAGGTTTTACGGGTTAAAGTCGCCTCAAACGCCGGCCAAGCTGATGTCCGTGTCGCAGTCTGAGGATGACAGCAGCGTTCGTCCTCCGGCCCGCTCCTACGCCGCCTCTCTGGGGGAGATAGCCGTGGCGTTTGACTTCGGATCGGTGTCCTCCGCCCCTCGACAGCTGGCAGCACAGTCCTCCAAAGAGCAGCAGTTCTACCCTCTGTACATCCTCTACGAAAATGGGGAGACCTATCTGTCCTACACGAGTCAGTTCAACGGACTGAATCTAAGCAAACTAGTCGGACCCCTCCCCATGTATCCCGCAGCAGAGGACAACTATGGCTATGATGCTTGTGCCATCCTCTGCCTGCCTTGTGTGCCCAGCATCCTGGTCATCGCCACTGAAACAGGCACTCTGTATCACTGTGTTGTGCTGGAGtctgaagaagaggaagaggagaagtgGATCCGAGGCACTGAGGCAATACCAGCTCTGTATGTCTTTGAGTGTGTCGAACTAGAGCTCACCCTTAAAGTAGCCACAGGTGAGGACGAAGACCCTCAAGAAATTGATTTCACCTGCCCGATCAGACTGCACAGAGATGCCCTGTGTCAGCACAGGTACCACTGCACCCATGAAGCAGGAGTGCACAGCGTGGGGCTCATCTGGGTCAACAAGCTCCAAAAGTTTCTGGGTTCAGGTGAGGAGGATAAGGACAGTCTGCATGAGCTGGCGACTGAGAAACGCTGCATCGTGGAGCACATCCTTTGCACCAGGCCGCTTCTCACCAGTCAGTCAGCTCCGGTTCGAGGCTTTCTGATTGTATCTGACCTCTCCTTGGGTGCCACCATGCTCTGCATCACCAACACCTACGAGTGCATCCTGCTGCCCCTGCTGAGCTCCATTCGCCCCCCGtcccctcctctgctctgttccCACCCGGGCGCAGGCTCTGTTAGCTCCCCGCTGCGTGGGTTGGCCGACGACTCCTTCGAGCAGCACATTCGCAACATCTTGGCACGTAGCTCCACCAATCCCCTTGTACTTAAAGCCGGGGACAAGGACACGTCACCACCGCCTCCGGAGTGCCTGCAGCTCCTCAGCAGGGCCACGCAGGTGTTTCGTGAGGAGTACATCCTGAAGCAGGACATGGCCCGTGAAGAGATGCAGAGGAGGGTAAAACTTCTGACTGGCCAGAAGAACAAACAGCTGGAGGAGATGAGTCTgtgcagggaggagaggaagagtctcacagaggcagcagagagactgGCCGATAAGTACGAAGATGCAAAATATCGCCAGGAAACCATCatgaaaaaggttaaaaaagtgTTGGGCAGCTTACAAAGCCAACTACCCATACTGTCAAACAGTGAGAAGGATATGAAGAAGGAGCTACAGACCATCAGCGATCAGCTGAAACTTTTGGACAACTGCATCAAACAGGTGAACATGAAGATGGAATACCAGAAGACACAAGTGAACAAGGATGTGCCTGCAGCCCGGACGACTGTCTCACTCAACGCCCAGCAGAAGAAGGTTGTTCAAGATGTCCTTAAAGAGCAAGGACAGCAAATTGGTGACATGATGAAGCAGATTAAAGACATCAAAAACCATTTCAGTTTCTGA
- the ehd2b gene encoding EH domain-containing protein 2b isoform X2, whose product MSRWGRKNVKKAPEVIRTVTEGLKSLYRKKLLPLEQFYGFHDFHSPSLEDADFDNKPMVLVVGQYSTGKTTFIKYLLEHEIPGSRVGPEPTTDCFTAIMHGEVESLIPGNALIVDPNKPFRKLNPFGNTFLNRFQCAQIPNQVLESISIIDTPGILSGAKQRVSRGYDFPAVLRWFAERVDRIILLFDAHKLEISDEFSEAIGALKGNEDKLRVVLNKADMVGTQQLMRVYGALMWSLGKVFGTPEVLRVYIGSFWSEPLMVADNRKLFELEEEDLFTDIQNLPRNAALRKLNDLVKRARLVRVHAHIISYLKQEMPSVFRKDNKKKNLIYQLPVIFSKIQLQHNISAGDFPDCAKMQEQLMVHDFTKFKTLKPNLMAALDELLSSDIAKLMPLLRQEELEAGEQLGVQGGAFLGNRAGPFSEGDPFAEENGEGCEEEEGGWVVTKDKPKYDEIFYNLAPNEGKLSGNKAKDWMVSSRLPNSVLGRIWKLSDVDRDGMLDDEEFALASHLIEVKLEGHGLPPELPSHLIPPSKRRQKGSDA is encoded by the exons ATGTCACGCTGGGGGCGAAAAAATGTGAAGAAGGCGCCTGAGGTTATCCGCACTGTGACAGAGGGGCTCAAATCCCTGTACCGTAAGAAGCTGCTGCCTCTGGAGCAGTTTTATGGTTTCCATGACTTCCATTCTCCCAGTCTGGAGGATGCAGACTTCGATAACAAGCCGATGGTGCTGGTGGTGGGACAGTACTCCACCGGAAAGACAACATTCATCAA GTATCTACTGGAGCATGAAATTCCTGGGAGCAGGGTGGGACCTGAACCCACCACAGACTGCTTCACTGCCATCATGCACGGGGAGGTTGAGTCACTCATCCCTGGAAACGCCCTTATCGTAGACCCCAACAAGCCTTTCCGCAAACTCAACCCGTTTGGAAACACTTTCCTCAACAG GTTCCAGTGCGCCCAGATTCCCAACCAGGTCCTGGAGAGTATCAGCATTATTGACACACCGGGGATCTTATCCGGGGCCAAGCAGAGAGTGAGCCGAG GCTACGACTTCCCAGCTGTGCTGCGCTGGTTCGCCGAGCGCGTGGACCGTATCATCCTGCTCTTTGATGCACATAAACTTGAGATATCAGACGAGTTCTCTGAGGCCATCGGCGCCCTGAAGGGCAATGAGGACAAGCTGCGTGTGGTCCTCAACAAGGCGGACATGGTGGGCACCCAGCAGCTGATGAGAGTGTATGGTGCGCTCATGTGGTCCCTGGGGAAGGTGTTTGGCACCCCGGAGGTTCTGAGAGTGTACATCGGCTCCTTCTGGTCAGAGCCGCTGATGGTTGCCGATAATCGTAAGTTGTttgagctggaggaggaggatctGTTCACTGACATCCAAAACCTTCCTCGCAACGCAGCTTTACGCAAGCTCAATGACCTGGTGAAGAGGGCGCGCCTGGTTAGG GTCCATGCCCACATCATCAGCTATCTGAAGCAGGAGATGCCTTCTGTGTTCAggaaagacaataaaaagaagaatctgATCTACCAGCTTCCAGTTATTTTCTCAAAGATCCAGCTGCAGCACAACATCTCTGCTGGAGACTTCCCAGACTGTGCTAAAATGCAG gAACAACTGATGGTTCACGACTTCACCAAGTTCAAAACCTTGAAGCCGAACCTGATGGCAGCCCTGGATGAGCTGCTCTCCTCTGATATTGCCAAACTGATGCCCCTCCTGCGGCAGGAGGAGCTGGAAGCAGGTGAGCAACTGGGCGTGCAGGGCGGGGCCTTCTTGGGGAACCGCGCCGGGCCTTTCTCCGAGGGTGACCCCTTCGCCGAAGAAAACGGAGAGgggtgtgaggaggaggaaggaggctGGGTGGTGACCAAAGACAAGCCCAAATATGACGAAATCTTCTATAACCTCGCTCCCAATGAGGGGAAACTGAGCGGCAACAAGGCGAAGGACTGGATGGTGAGCTCTCGCTTGCCTAACTCGGTGCTGGGTCGCATCTGGAAGCTGTCAGACGTGGATCGTGATGGCATGCTGGATGATGAAGAATTCGCCTTGGCAAGCCATCTGATTGAGGTCAAGCTGGAGGGGCACGGTCTACCCCCTGAGCTCCCCAGTCATCTGATCCCACCCTCCAAACGCAGGCAGAAGGGCTCTGATGCGTAG
- the ehd2b gene encoding EH domain-containing protein 2b isoform X1 — protein sequence MSRWGRKNVKKAPEVIRTVTEGLKSLYRKKLLPLEQFYGFHDFHSPSLEDADFDNKPMVLVVGQYSTGKTTFIKYLLEHEIPGSRVGPEPTTDCFTAIMHGEVESLIPGNALIVDPNKPFRKLNPFGNTFLNRFQCAQIPNQVLESISIIDTPGILSGAKQRVSRGEGGHKGYDFPAVLRWFAERVDRIILLFDAHKLEISDEFSEAIGALKGNEDKLRVVLNKADMVGTQQLMRVYGALMWSLGKVFGTPEVLRVYIGSFWSEPLMVADNRKLFELEEEDLFTDIQNLPRNAALRKLNDLVKRARLVRVHAHIISYLKQEMPSVFRKDNKKKNLIYQLPVIFSKIQLQHNISAGDFPDCAKMQEQLMVHDFTKFKTLKPNLMAALDELLSSDIAKLMPLLRQEELEAGEQLGVQGGAFLGNRAGPFSEGDPFAEENGEGCEEEEGGWVVTKDKPKYDEIFYNLAPNEGKLSGNKAKDWMVSSRLPNSVLGRIWKLSDVDRDGMLDDEEFALASHLIEVKLEGHGLPPELPSHLIPPSKRRQKGSDA from the exons ATGTCACGCTGGGGGCGAAAAAATGTGAAGAAGGCGCCTGAGGTTATCCGCACTGTGACAGAGGGGCTCAAATCCCTGTACCGTAAGAAGCTGCTGCCTCTGGAGCAGTTTTATGGTTTCCATGACTTCCATTCTCCCAGTCTGGAGGATGCAGACTTCGATAACAAGCCGATGGTGCTGGTGGTGGGACAGTACTCCACCGGAAAGACAACATTCATCAA GTATCTACTGGAGCATGAAATTCCTGGGAGCAGGGTGGGACCTGAACCCACCACAGACTGCTTCACTGCCATCATGCACGGGGAGGTTGAGTCACTCATCCCTGGAAACGCCCTTATCGTAGACCCCAACAAGCCTTTCCGCAAACTCAACCCGTTTGGAAACACTTTCCTCAACAG GTTCCAGTGCGCCCAGATTCCCAACCAGGTCCTGGAGAGTATCAGCATTATTGACACACCGGGGATCTTATCCGGGGCCAAGCAGAGAGTGAGCCGAGGTGAGGGGGGTCATAAAG GCTACGACTTCCCAGCTGTGCTGCGCTGGTTCGCCGAGCGCGTGGACCGTATCATCCTGCTCTTTGATGCACATAAACTTGAGATATCAGACGAGTTCTCTGAGGCCATCGGCGCCCTGAAGGGCAATGAGGACAAGCTGCGTGTGGTCCTCAACAAGGCGGACATGGTGGGCACCCAGCAGCTGATGAGAGTGTATGGTGCGCTCATGTGGTCCCTGGGGAAGGTGTTTGGCACCCCGGAGGTTCTGAGAGTGTACATCGGCTCCTTCTGGTCAGAGCCGCTGATGGTTGCCGATAATCGTAAGTTGTttgagctggaggaggaggatctGTTCACTGACATCCAAAACCTTCCTCGCAACGCAGCTTTACGCAAGCTCAATGACCTGGTGAAGAGGGCGCGCCTGGTTAGG GTCCATGCCCACATCATCAGCTATCTGAAGCAGGAGATGCCTTCTGTGTTCAggaaagacaataaaaagaagaatctgATCTACCAGCTTCCAGTTATTTTCTCAAAGATCCAGCTGCAGCACAACATCTCTGCTGGAGACTTCCCAGACTGTGCTAAAATGCAG gAACAACTGATGGTTCACGACTTCACCAAGTTCAAAACCTTGAAGCCGAACCTGATGGCAGCCCTGGATGAGCTGCTCTCCTCTGATATTGCCAAACTGATGCCCCTCCTGCGGCAGGAGGAGCTGGAAGCAGGTGAGCAACTGGGCGTGCAGGGCGGGGCCTTCTTGGGGAACCGCGCCGGGCCTTTCTCCGAGGGTGACCCCTTCGCCGAAGAAAACGGAGAGgggtgtgaggaggaggaaggaggctGGGTGGTGACCAAAGACAAGCCCAAATATGACGAAATCTTCTATAACCTCGCTCCCAATGAGGGGAAACTGAGCGGCAACAAGGCGAAGGACTGGATGGTGAGCTCTCGCTTGCCTAACTCGGTGCTGGGTCGCATCTGGAAGCTGTCAGACGTGGATCGTGATGGCATGCTGGATGATGAAGAATTCGCCTTGGCAAGCCATCTGATTGAGGTCAAGCTGGAGGGGCACGGTCTACCCCCTGAGCTCCCCAGTCATCTGATCCCACCCTCCAAACGCAGGCAGAAGGGCTCTGATGCGTAG